GGCTTGCGCGCACCGGTCGTCTTAGTACCGACGGTCGGATGCGAGCCCTCGAAAACCTCGCGCGTTTTGTGCTGCTCGCACGGCATATGCAGGTCGACCGCCTCGACATCCTGGCGACGGCAGCCGTGCGCGACGCCACCGATGGCGCCCAATTTGTCGAGGAAGTAGAGCGGCGCTGCAAGCACAAGGTCCAGGTTGTCACCGGCCAGGACGAAGCGCGCTTATCGGCGCTTGGCGTGCTCTC
The genomic region above belongs to Alphaproteobacteria bacterium and contains:
- a CDS encoding Ppx/GppA family phosphatase; translation: MEASRRAEAVVVKSARIGVIDLGSNSIRLVVYDRLRRSPAVEFNERVLCGLGRGLARTGRLSTDGRMRALENLARFVLLARHMQVDRLDILATAAVRDATDGAQFVEEVERRCKHKVQVVTGQDEARLSALGVLS